The following nucleotide sequence is from Streptomyces xiamenensis.
ACCCGGCCTCCACGGCTGCCGCGACCGTACCGTCGCCCCCGTCGGCCACCGGCAGGGCCTCCACCGTCACGCCGGGCCTGGCCCGGCGCAGCCCTACCGCCACATGGGCGGCGACCTCCGCCGCGGTGAGTGAGCCCTTGAACTTGTCCGCGGCGATGAGTACGCGCGGCGTCTGAGCCATGTTCTGCCCCTGTTGTGGTCGCTTCGGTGCATGTTGTCCGGGCGGTCATGCCCGGGCGACCCTACCCGCCGTGCGCCGCCGGGGACCATGCCTGTCCGCTGCCGGGACGGTCACATCGCGGCGTGCCGACCGGGTGAACGCGGCGATTCACCACATAGTGGTGCACTATGACCACGGATGCGCACTCCCCACCCCAGCCCCCGGACGCCGGGACAGGGGAGCGGAGACGGCCCGACCCGCCACCCGACGCCACGGTCATCGTCATGGGGATGGCCGCCGTCCTCGGGGTGGTGGCCTGGGCGGCGTTCGGCAAGGACAACTTCTCCTCCGTCACCGACCACTCCCTGAACTGGGTCCTCGGGAACTTCTCCTGGCTGTTCATCATCGCCGGCAACGTCTTCCTGGTGACCTGTCTCGTCATCGCCTTCAGCCGCTTCGGCCGGATCCGGCTCGGCCGCGACGACGACGAGCCGGAGTTCTCCTCCCTGTCCTGGATCGCCATGATGTTCGCCGCCGGCATGGGCATCGGCCTGATGTTCTTCGGCGTGGGCGAACCCCTGCTCCACTTCGCGGACCCACCCCCCTTCGGCGACATCGAGCCCGGCAGCCCCGAAGCGGCCCGCGCGGCCCTCGAGTACTCCTTCTTCCACTGGACACTGCACCCCTGGGCCATCTACGGTGTCGCCGCACTCGGCCTCGCGTACGCCACCTTCCGCAAGGGGCGCGGCAACCAGATCAGCGCCGTCTTCGTCCCGCTCATCGGCTCCCGGCTCAGCGCCGGCTGGCCCGGCCGGCTCATCGATCTGCTCGCCGTCTTCGCCACCGTCTTCGGCACCGCCACCAGCCTGGGACTCGGCGCCCTCCAGGTCTCCAAAGGCCTCAACATCACCACCGAGATCGACGACACCCTCACCCTGCGGATGATCATCATCGGCGCGCTCGGCGCCGCCTTCGTCATCTCCGCCTCCAGCGGACTGCACAAGGGCGTCAAATGGCTCAGCAACATCAACATCGTGCTGGCCATCTCGCTGGCGCTGTTCATCTTCGTCGTCGGACCCACCGTGTACATCCTGGGCGTCGTACCGGCCGGTGTCGGCGTCTACCTCGAAGAACTGCTGGTGCTCTCCTCGCGCACCGGGGCGTTCGGCAACGAGGAGTGGCTGGGCACCTGGACCATCTTCTACTGGGCCTGGTGGATGTCCTGGGCGCCCTTCGTCGGCACCTTCATCGCCCGGATCTCCCGGGGCCGCACCATCCGGGAGTTCCTCATCGGGGTGCTGCTCATCCCCTCCGGCGCCTCCGTCCTCTGGTTCTCGATCCTGGGCGGCAGCGCCCTGCGGATCGACTCCACCGGCGGCGCCGACCTGACCGGTGAGGTGAACAACAATGGTGAGGAATCGGCCCTGTTCGCCCTGCTGGACGCGCTGCCGCTGGGCACCCTCACCGCCTTCGTCGCGATGATCCTGGTGATGCTCTACTTCATCACCAGCGCCGACTCCGCCTCCCTGGTGATGGGTTCCCTCACCAGCCGCGGCGCCCTCCACCCGCGCAAATGGCTGGTCGTCGCCTGGGGTGTGCTGATGGGCGCGGTGGCCGCCGTCCTGCTGGTGGCCGGCGGCCTGGACGCCCTGCGCTCGGGCACCATCCTGGTGGCGCTGCCGTTCGTGGTGGTCATGCTCGCGATGTGCTGGGCGCTGGTGACCGAACTGCGCACCGACCCCGGAGCCGGAGCCCCCCGGCACATGCCGCTGCACGGGCTGCGCGAGGCCGTACGCACGATGGTCGGGGAGGCCGTCGAGGAGCGCGCCCGCGGGCCACGGCACTGGCGGCTGCGCCGGACCGCCGGCAATGTGCTCGACCGGCAGGACGGCACGGGCCGGCCTCCCGAGAACCCGCCGCAGGACCAGTGAGGCGACGGGGCGGCCACCGGGCCGCCCCGTCCGTCCCCTCAGCGCTGCCGCAGCCGCCGCCACACGGCCTTCGCCGCGTTGTGCCCCGACATTCCGTGCACCCCGGGCCCCGGCCAGGCTGCCTGCGAGCACAGGAAGACCGCCGGATGCGCGGTGGTGTACGGGGACCACGCCGGACGCGGGCGGAACATCGTCTGCAGGCCGCTGAACGCCCCGCACGCGGTGTCCCCGCCCACATAGTTGGCGTTGCGCCGCATCAGCTCGGCCGGGCCCGCCACCGCACGCGCCAGCACCCGGTCCCGGAACCCCGGCGCGAACCGCTCGATCTGCGCCTCCAGCGCCTCCGTCAGGTCCCCGTCCCAGCCGTTGGGCACATGGCCGTACGCCCAGAAGACGTGCTTGCCGGCCGGCGCCCTGGACGGGTCCAGGAGCGTGGGCTGCGAGGTGATCATGAACGGCACCTCCGGTCCCTCCCCCCGCACCGTGGCCGCCCGCAGCGCCGTCTCGATCTCCGCGCTGGTCGCCCCCAGATGCACCGTCCCGGCGCGGTGCGCCTCCGGCGCCGTCCACGGCACCGGACCGTCCATCGCGAAGTCGATCTTGAACGAGGCCGCCCCGTAACGGAACCGCGGATACGCCTGCCCCAGGCCCGCGATCCGCGCCATCGCCGTGGGGGAGGTGTCGAAGATGTACGCCCTGGCCGGCGGCAGCTCGTCCAGCCGCCGCACCTCGACCCCCGTGTGCACGGTGCCGCCCAGCGCCGCCAGATAACCCGCCAGCGCGTCCGCGATCGACTGCGAGCCGCCCCGGGCGATCGGCCAGCCGCCCTCGTGCGCCGCCAGCGCGAACACCATCGCGATCGCCGAGGTCGCCGGCGTCGTGGCGGCCGGCGAGATCACGTGCGCCGCCAGACCGTGGAACAGCGCCCGCGCCTTCTCGTCCCTGAACCGGGTCCGTGCCACCCACGCCGCCGGCTGGATACCCGTCAGCCCGAACCGCGCCAGCGTGAGCGGCCCCTGGGGCAGCCCGTCCCACGGCACCTTCAGGAAGTCCCCGGCCAGCGCGTCCCACCGGCCCAGATACGGGGCCATCAGCCGCCGGTACGCCTCCGCGTCGCGCGGCCCGAACGAGGCCGCCGTCACCCCCACCTCCCGGGCGAGGACCGCCGCACTGCCGTCCGGGAACGGGTGCGCCAGCGCCAGCTCCGCGTGCAGCCACTCCAGGCCGTACCGCTCCAGCGGCATCGCCTTGAACGCCGGTGACCCCGCGCCCATCGGATGCACCGCCGAGCAGGGGTCGTGCCGGAAGCCCGGCAGCGTCAGCTCCTCGGTGCGCGACCCGCCGCCCACCGTCTCCTTGGCCTCGAAGACCTCGACGGAGATCCCCCGTCGGGCCAGTTCCACGGCGGCGGTCAGCCCGTTCGGGCCGGCTCCCACCACCACCGCGTCCCGCATGGTCGGCACGTTACGGCTCCCCTCGCCGGTGAGTTCACGCTCCGTTGAGCAAGGAGAGAATACGCCGCGCCGTCAGCTCGTCCCGCGCCGCGGTGAACGGCAGCGCGTTGCCGCCCGCGATCGCGAACGGAACCCCCGCCACCGTCTCGTGCGTCCCTCCCGCCTCCAGCACCATCAGCAGCCCCGCCGCGTGGTCCCAGGCCGACTCCCAGTTGAACGCCACCGCGTCCAGCTCGCCACGGGCGACACGGACGTACTCCAGGCCGGCGGAACCGCACTCGCGCGGCGCGACCCCCGCCACCTCCAGCCGGGCCAGCACCCGCTTCTCCTCCTCCGACGTGTAGTTCGGGTGCGCGTGCGCCACCGTCAGCGGCCTGCCCGGTTCGGGCGAACCCGCGAACACCCGCTCCCCGTCCACGAACGCCCCCACCCCGCGCCGGGCGTGCGCGGTGAGCGCGAGCGCCGGAGCGTGCGTCCACGACGCCTCCAGCACCCCCCGGTGAGCCAGCCCCACCAGCGTGCAGAAGCCCTCGTCCCCCTCCACGAACTGCCGCGTCCCGTCCACCGGGTCGACGATCCACACCGGCGCGTCACCGGCCAGCGCCCCGTACACGGCCGGGTCGGCCGCCACCGCCTCCTCGCCCACCACCACGGACCCCGGCAGCAACTGCGCCAGTATCTCCGTCAGCCGCTCCTCGGCCCGGCGGTCCGCGACGGTGACCAGATCGTGCGGCGCCGACTTGGTCTCCACCTCATGGGCGGCGAGCCGTCGCCAGCGCGGCATGATCTCCTCGGCGGCGACGGTGCGGATGGCCTCTTCCACCTTCAGGGCGAGCTGTTCATCGATCATGTCCCCCATCGAAGCACGCCACCGGCCACCCCGGAGCGTCAGCGTCCCGTGGC
It contains:
- a CDS encoding BCCT family transporter, whose product is MTTDAHSPPQPPDAGTGERRRPDPPPDATVIVMGMAAVLGVVAWAAFGKDNFSSVTDHSLNWVLGNFSWLFIIAGNVFLVTCLVIAFSRFGRIRLGRDDDEPEFSSLSWIAMMFAAGMGIGLMFFGVGEPLLHFADPPPFGDIEPGSPEAARAALEYSFFHWTLHPWAIYGVAALGLAYATFRKGRGNQISAVFVPLIGSRLSAGWPGRLIDLLAVFATVFGTATSLGLGALQVSKGLNITTEIDDTLTLRMIIIGALGAAFVISASSGLHKGVKWLSNINIVLAISLALFIFVVGPTVYILGVVPAGVGVYLEELLVLSSRTGAFGNEEWLGTWTIFYWAWWMSWAPFVGTFIARISRGRTIREFLIGVLLIPSGASVLWFSILGGSALRIDSTGGADLTGEVNNNGEESALFALLDALPLGTLTAFVAMILVMLYFITSADSASLVMGSLTSRGALHPRKWLVVAWGVLMGAVAAVLLVAGGLDALRSGTILVALPFVVVMLAMCWALVTELRTDPGAGAPRHMPLHGLREAVRTMVGEAVEERARGPRHWRLRRTAGNVLDRQDGTGRPPENPPQDQ
- a CDS encoding phytoene desaturase family protein, coding for MPTMRDAVVVGAGPNGLTAAVELARRGISVEVFEAKETVGGGSRTEELTLPGFRHDPCSAVHPMGAGSPAFKAMPLERYGLEWLHAELALAHPFPDGSAAVLAREVGVTAASFGPRDAEAYRRLMAPYLGRWDALAGDFLKVPWDGLPQGPLTLARFGLTGIQPAAWVARTRFRDEKARALFHGLAAHVISPAATTPATSAIAMVFALAAHEGGWPIARGGSQSIADALAGYLAALGGTVHTGVEVRRLDELPPARAYIFDTSPTAMARIAGLGQAYPRFRYGAASFKIDFAMDGPVPWTAPEAHRAGTVHLGATSAEIETALRAATVRGEGPEVPFMITSQPTLLDPSRAPAGKHVFWAYGHVPNGWDGDLTEALEAQIERFAPGFRDRVLARAVAGPAELMRRNANYVGGDTACGAFSGLQTMFRPRPAWSPYTTAHPAVFLCSQAAWPGPGVHGMSGHNAAKAVWRRLRQR
- a CDS encoding inositol monophosphatase family protein; the protein is MIDEQLALKVEEAIRTVAAEEIMPRWRRLAAHEVETKSAPHDLVTVADRRAEERLTEILAQLLPGSVVVGEEAVAADPAVYGALAGDAPVWIVDPVDGTRQFVEGDEGFCTLVGLAHRGVLEASWTHAPALALTAHARRGVGAFVDGERVFAGSPEPGRPLTVAHAHPNYTSEEEKRVLARLEVAGVAPRECGSAGLEYVRVARGELDAVAFNWESAWDHAAGLLMVLEAGGTHETVAGVPFAIAGGNALPFTAARDELTARRILSLLNGA